A single region of the Bacteroides luhongzhouii genome encodes:
- a CDS encoding RagB/SusD family nutrient uptake outer membrane protein — protein MKNIIKLAYVVLCVLFVSCSNFLDEKPQSDFMQEGTGTEDQESKYGSLADAQAELQGVYESFKADIFQSENYTIGDVQSDNCYIGGDGVAEQEFDLLKLTSTNYKVELVWSQYYSMAGTATSVIENTKMMDPASTVAEERNRVIAEAKFLRAWAYFDIVRLWGDAPMVLDLIPTITAENLDKWYPVMYPERSVADKIYDQILDDLNEENTIRYLASKNKGVFQATKGAAYALRAKVLATRGEKSTRDYAKVVEACDKVIAEGYTLVGNFDELWQPDKKFSSESIFEVYYTSDAPNWAYWVLLKEDDGSVTWRRYCTPTHDLVAKFDKEKDTRYASSILWKSVPYDTYWPADSYPLSYKIREKTSNIILMRLADILLLKAEALVELDRTPEAIRIVNGIRERAGFAPSSLDENMGQARGRLAVENERQLELYMEGQRWFDLVRNNRLLEVMQKHKDKDGRLLFAGLQAFRQLWPIPQGEKDKNTNLTQNEGY, from the coding sequence ATGAAAAACATAATAAAGTTAGCTTATGTCGTACTCTGTGTCTTATTCGTTTCATGCAGTAATTTTCTGGATGAGAAACCGCAATCGGATTTTATGCAGGAGGGTACCGGAACGGAAGATCAGGAGTCTAAATACGGAAGTCTGGCAGATGCGCAAGCCGAGTTGCAAGGTGTGTATGAAAGCTTTAAGGCAGATATATTCCAGTCGGAAAATTACACCATCGGAGATGTTCAGTCCGATAATTGCTATATTGGTGGAGACGGTGTGGCCGAACAAGAATTTGATCTGTTGAAACTAACCTCTACCAATTATAAGGTAGAATTGGTCTGGTCACAGTATTATTCAATGGCGGGCACTGCAACCAGTGTGATTGAAAATACGAAAATGATGGACCCTGCCTCTACCGTAGCAGAAGAGCGTAATCGGGTCATCGCAGAAGCAAAATTCTTGCGGGCATGGGCCTATTTCGATATCGTCCGTTTATGGGGAGACGCTCCGATGGTGTTGGATTTGATTCCGACCATTACAGCCGAGAATCTGGATAAATGGTATCCGGTGATGTATCCGGAACGCTCTGTCGCAGATAAAATCTACGATCAGATATTGGATGATCTGAACGAAGAAAATACCATTCGTTACCTGGCAAGCAAAAATAAAGGAGTTTTCCAGGCCACCAAAGGTGCCGCTTATGCTTTGCGTGCCAAGGTGTTGGCAACCAGAGGAGAGAAATCAACACGCGACTATGCCAAAGTGGTTGAGGCTTGCGACAAAGTGATAGCAGAGGGTTATACGCTGGTCGGCAACTTTGATGAGTTGTGGCAACCTGACAAGAAATTCTCTTCCGAAAGTATCTTTGAAGTCTATTACACCTCCGATGCTCCCAACTGGGCTTATTGGGTGTTGCTGAAAGAAGACGACGGCTCGGTGACCTGGAGACGTTATTGTACGCCTACTCATGACTTGGTTGCTAAATTCGACAAGGAGAAAGATACCCGTTATGCATCCAGTATCCTTTGGAAATCGGTTCCTTATGACACCTATTGGCCGGCGGACAGTTATCCGTTGTCTTATAAGATTCGCGAGAAGACTTCCAACATTATTCTGATGCGATTGGCGGATATACTCCTGTTGAAAGCCGAAGCACTGGTAGAGTTAGACCGCACTCCGGAAGCGATTCGAATCGTGAACGGCATTAGAGAACGTGCGGGGTTTGCTCCCTCTTCTCTAGATGAGAATATGGGACAGGCTAGGGGCCGCTTGGCGGTAGAGAATGAACGTCAATTGGAGTTGTATATGGAAGGTCAGCGCTGGTTTGACCTGGTACGTAATAACCGTTTGCTGGAAGTGATGCAGAAACATAAAGACAAAGATGGCAGATTGCTGTTTGCAGGTTTGCAGGCTTTCCGGCAGTTGTGGCCGATTCCTCAAGGAGAGAAAGATAAAAATACCAATCTGACTCAAAATGAAGGTTATTAA
- a CDS encoding TonB-dependent receptor, translating to MRKQLHIIFRLVMFCCILLFVSQEVSAQITFSVKNQTIRQTIRVIEKKADYSFFYTDKLPGLDQKISLKVDNESIDSVLEKVFKGSPISYKIESGKQVVLTLKTEQNASRKGDKKTITGVVADRRGEPLIGVTVRVEGENIGTATDIDGRFSLEAPIGAKISFSYIGYVSQSHTVNKQSIYNVSLSEDSQVLEEVVVVGYGSMKRKDITTAVSVVSTADIEERPIMTAAQAIQGKAAGIQVVQPSGMPGSGVTIRVRGATSVQASNEPLYVVDGLPSDDISNISPNDIESMQILKDASSAAIYGARAANGVVLITTKRGKIGAPQVKMSAYVGFSKLGKKIDALNTEQYKDLMKDLKAVSDVAPNIPENETRYVDWTDLFFGTGVNQNYQLSVANGTEKLQYFVSGGYSDEQGIVEKAHFNRYNFRANLDSEQTKWLKMALNFAYSHTGGQWVNESRSSLRAGSILSVVNTPPFMQKWNPYDPNEYDEQAYGARILNPLAANAADSNTNTDHINGSLGFTVDIYKGLKFKTTFGIELTNEHWDYYLDPISTSDGRGTKGRVEESFSRNFEWLFENLLTYDCSFNKHNFSLLGGATQQRAQYNASWMAGFDLAESYPDIHSISAANQLDKDACGSSASAWTLASFLGRIAYNYDSRYLLTVNFRADGSSRFAPGHRWGTFPSVSAGWRISSEKFMQPLQDIVTDLKLRAGWGMNGNQGGFGNYAYMASMSVSKLPVSEGNLYPGLAIRPGSAANKELTWEKTSQWNLGLDLTMFDSRLSFSVDAYYKKTTDLLLTVSLPENVVPSSVTRNDGEMVNKGMEFTVSSQNFKGNFQWNTDFNISFNRNKLTKLGLNKVYYYAEMYESKEKAVILKEGLPLGTFFGYISEGVDPETGNIIYRDLNGNGFIDPEDRTTLGNAQPKFIYGMTNTFSYAGFDLSVFLQGSQGNKIFNASRIDMEGMTDFRNQSVRVLDRWKRPGMITNVPRVGNTENNHNSSRFVEDGSYLRLKTVTLSYNFPKKWLNKIHLSRLQAYVTGQNLFTLTKYKGYDPEVNAFGGDSVAQGVDYGTYPQSRAVIFGLNVEF from the coding sequence ATGAGAAAACAATTACATATCATATTCAGGCTTGTTATGTTCTGTTGTATCTTGTTGTTTGTGTCTCAAGAGGTAAGTGCGCAGATCACTTTCTCTGTAAAAAATCAGACAATACGCCAGACGATACGAGTGATTGAGAAGAAGGCTGATTACAGCTTCTTTTATACGGATAAGCTTCCCGGATTAGATCAAAAGATTTCATTGAAAGTGGACAATGAAAGCATCGATTCGGTTTTAGAAAAAGTTTTCAAAGGGTCACCTATTAGTTATAAGATAGAATCGGGCAAGCAGGTAGTGCTTACCCTGAAAACCGAACAAAACGCCTCCCGGAAAGGAGATAAGAAAACAATAACCGGTGTTGTAGCCGATCGGAGGGGGGAACCTTTGATTGGTGTTACCGTGAGAGTGGAAGGGGAGAATATTGGGACCGCTACTGACATCGACGGACGTTTCTCTTTGGAAGCTCCCATAGGGGCAAAAATCAGTTTCTCCTATATCGGTTACGTTTCCCAGTCTCACACGGTCAATAAACAGAGCATATATAATGTGTCTTTGAGTGAAGATTCGCAAGTGCTGGAAGAAGTTGTCGTGGTGGGATACGGTTCTATGAAACGGAAAGATATTACGACGGCAGTATCAGTGGTTTCTACGGCAGATATTGAAGAACGTCCGATCATGACGGCTGCACAAGCCATTCAGGGAAAAGCAGCCGGTATTCAAGTCGTGCAGCCATCGGGTATGCCGGGTTCCGGGGTAACCATCCGGGTGAGAGGTGCTACTTCGGTGCAGGCATCTAATGAGCCGTTGTATGTGGTAGATGGTTTGCCGTCGGATGATATTTCGAATATCAGTCCGAATGATATTGAAAGTATGCAAATCCTGAAAGATGCTTCATCTGCAGCTATTTATGGAGCACGTGCGGCAAACGGAGTGGTGTTGATTACGACCAAGAGAGGAAAGATCGGTGCGCCACAGGTGAAAATGAGTGCTTATGTGGGTTTTTCTAAATTAGGGAAGAAGATAGATGCCTTGAATACAGAGCAATATAAAGACTTGATGAAAGACTTGAAAGCTGTTTCGGACGTTGCTCCCAATATCCCTGAAAATGAAACACGCTATGTGGATTGGACTGATTTATTCTTCGGTACGGGCGTTAATCAGAACTATCAATTATCCGTGGCAAATGGAACCGAAAAATTACAATATTTTGTATCCGGAGGTTATTCCGACGAACAAGGTATTGTGGAGAAAGCACATTTCAACCGGTATAATTTCCGTGCGAATTTGGATAGTGAGCAGACAAAATGGTTAAAGATGGCACTTAACTTTGCATATTCGCATACAGGAGGACAGTGGGTGAACGAAAGCCGCAGTTCTTTGCGTGCCGGTTCCATCTTGTCCGTAGTGAATACTCCTCCGTTTATGCAGAAGTGGAACCCGTATGATCCGAATGAATACGACGAACAGGCTTATGGTGCACGTATTCTGAATCCGCTGGCTGCCAATGCTGCAGACAGTAACACAAATACAGATCATATTAATGGTTCACTTGGCTTTACGGTTGACATATACAAAGGTCTGAAATTCAAAACAACTTTTGGCATTGAACTGACTAATGAACACTGGGATTATTATCTGGACCCGATTTCAACTTCGGACGGACGCGGTACAAAAGGACGTGTGGAAGAGAGTTTCTCACGAAATTTCGAATGGCTTTTTGAGAATTTGCTAACCTATGATTGTTCCTTCAACAAGCATAACTTTTCACTCTTGGGAGGAGCCACCCAACAGCGTGCGCAATATAACGCATCCTGGATGGCTGGTTTTGATCTGGCAGAGTCCTATCCCGATATTCATTCTATCAGTGCCGCCAATCAGTTGGATAAGGACGCTTGCGGTTCTTCTGCCTCCGCATGGACGCTGGCCTCTTTTTTGGGTCGTATAGCCTACAATTATGACAGCCGTTATTTGCTGACGGTTAACTTCCGTGCCGACGGTTCTTCCCGTTTTGCTCCGGGACACCGTTGGGGTACTTTTCCTTCTGTTTCGGCAGGTTGGAGAATATCAAGCGAAAAGTTTATGCAACCTTTGCAAGACATCGTAACCGATTTGAAGCTACGTGCCGGATGGGGTATGAACGGTAATCAGGGCGGTTTTGGAAACTACGCTTACATGGCTTCCATGAGTGTTAGTAAACTACCGGTTTCAGAAGGTAATTTATATCCGGGACTTGCCATAAGACCCGGTTCGGCAGCCAATAAAGAACTGACTTGGGAGAAAACAAGCCAGTGGAATCTGGGTCTCGACCTGACAATGTTTGATTCTCGTTTATCCTTCTCGGTGGACGCTTATTACAAAAAAACAACCGACTTATTACTGACAGTCAGCCTACCGGAGAATGTAGTGCCAAGCAGTGTGACAAGAAACGATGGCGAAATGGTGAATAAAGGTATGGAGTTCACTGTCTCTTCCCAGAATTTTAAAGGTAACTTCCAGTGGAATACCGATTTCAATATCTCTTTCAACCGGAATAAGTTGACGAAGCTCGGTTTGAATAAAGTCTATTATTATGCTGAAATGTATGAATCCAAGGAGAAAGCTGTCATCCTGAAAGAAGGTCTTCCATTGGGAACATTCTTTGGATATATATCGGAAGGCGTCGATCCGGAAACTGGAAATATCATCTATCGTGACCTGAATGGTAACGGCTTTATCGATCCGGAAGATCGCACTACCTTGGGAAATGCCCAGCCTAAATTCATTTACGGTATGACGAATACATTTTCGTATGCCGGCTTCGACCTGTCTGTTTTCTTGCAGGGAAGTCAGGGCAATAAGATTTTTAATGCGTCACGCATCGATATGGAAGGTATGACTGACTTTAGAAACCAGTCGGTTCGTGTATTGGATCGTTGGAAACGACCGGGTATGATTACCAATGTCCCCCGCGTTGGTAATACAGAGAACAATCACAACTCCTCCCGTTTTGTAGAAGACGGATCTTATCTGCGCTTGAAAACAGTCACTTTATCCTATAATTTCCCTAAGAAATGGTTGAATAAAATACATTTGTCCAGGTTGCAGGCTTACGTCACCGGACAAAATCTTTTCACATTGACAAAATACAAGGGATACGATCCTGAAGTAAATGCTTTTGGCGGTGACTCCGTTGCTCAAGGAGTGGACTATGGTACTTATCCTCAATCGAGGGCGGTAATATTTGGTTTGAATGTTGAATTTTAA
- a CDS encoding FecR family protein: MEQHDYIVLLEKFFKQETSPEERRILIEWIRKPGIRDEFNSLCEQMWKEAAVEIDKTVEEEMWNHLQRNLDEPKILYPKKRRWQPIIYKVAATILLPVCLGLATYFGVGHINKVSQDPFMVAVDYGQKANLTLPDGTKVWLNSATHLSYDAEYNKSDRKIYLDGEAYFEVAKNKDKRFIVCCNDLEIEALGTTFDVKGYGDDLSVTTLLAEGSVRVSNKTNATLLKPGEKVEYHKNKQTFTKSPISDLREIDFWRNNMLIFNSAPLAEIATTLERMYGVKVVFDSEKLKNVPFSGTIRNSSLHNVFYIISLTYPLTYELEGDTVRIGSSIN; the protein is encoded by the coding sequence ATGGAGCAACACGATTACATAGTACTATTGGAAAAATTCTTCAAGCAGGAGACCTCTCCTGAAGAAAGAAGGATACTTATTGAATGGATTCGCAAACCGGGAATTCGTGATGAGTTTAATTCGCTTTGCGAGCAGATGTGGAAAGAAGCAGCTGTCGAAATAGATAAGACAGTGGAAGAAGAAATGTGGAATCATCTGCAGCGGAATTTGGATGAACCCAAAATTCTGTATCCGAAGAAGCGGCGTTGGCAACCTATTATATATAAGGTGGCGGCCACTATATTATTACCGGTTTGTTTGGGGCTGGCCACATATTTTGGAGTAGGACATATAAATAAGGTATCACAGGATCCTTTCATGGTTGCAGTAGATTACGGGCAGAAAGCAAATCTGACTTTACCTGATGGAACGAAAGTCTGGTTGAATTCGGCTACTCATCTTTCTTATGATGCGGAGTATAACAAATCCGACCGAAAGATTTATTTAGACGGAGAAGCCTATTTTGAGGTGGCAAAGAACAAAGACAAGCGCTTTATCGTCTGTTGCAATGATTTGGAGATAGAAGCGTTGGGAACAACCTTTGATGTGAAGGGATATGGGGACGATCTTTCCGTCACGACACTGCTGGCGGAAGGAAGTGTCAGGGTTTCTAATAAAACGAATGCCACCTTGTTGAAACCCGGCGAAAAGGTAGAGTATCATAAGAACAAGCAGACATTTACTAAATCGCCTATCTCGGATCTGCGTGAAATAGACTTTTGGCGGAACAATATGTTGATTTTTAATTCAGCGCCTTTAGCAGAGATCGCGACCACGCTGGAGCGGATGTACGGAGTGAAAGTCGTGTTTGACTCGGAGAAGCTGAAGAATGTGCCGTTTTCCGGAACCATCCGGAACAGCAGTTTGCATAATGTATTTTACATTATAAGCCTTACTTATCCTTTGACCTATGAGTTAGAAGGAGATACGGTGAGAATTGGAAGTAGTATTAACTAA
- a CDS encoding RNA polymerase sigma factor, whose translation MITTQQLQLLKEGNKNAFEALYRAYNARIYSFVLSMVGNAGVAKDITQDIFLQIWEKRLNIDLDGNFGGYLFKISRNMVYHYVRRELLLQNYVDKLSNESADESVEIDEELDYLFLEEYILKLLEELPPARREVFMLYWKSGLNYREIAEQLDISEKTVATQVHRSLDFLRDKLGTIAFSVSLFLHHI comes from the coding sequence ATGATTACCACCCAACAACTTCAACTATTGAAGGAAGGAAATAAAAATGCTTTTGAAGCGTTGTATCGTGCATACAATGCTCGCATTTACAGTTTTGTCCTTTCTATGGTAGGCAATGCTGGGGTGGCAAAGGACATTACACAGGATATTTTTCTCCAAATCTGGGAGAAGCGGCTCAATATTGATTTGGATGGAAATTTTGGCGGGTATCTTTTTAAAATATCCCGAAATATGGTGTATCATTACGTGAGGCGCGAACTCCTGCTTCAAAATTATGTGGATAAATTATCGAATGAATCGGCTGACGAATCTGTAGAGATAGATGAAGAGTTGGATTATTTATTTTTAGAAGAATATATCCTGAAACTTTTGGAAGAACTGCCTCCTGCCCGTCGGGAAGTTTTTATGCTCTACTGGAAATCCGGACTGAACTATCGTGAGATAGCTGAACAGTTGGATATATCCGAAAAGACCGTTGCTACACAGGTACATCGTTCTTTGGATTTCCTGCGTGACAAGCTGGGGACGATTGCCTTTTCTGTTTCTCTCTTCCTGCACCATATCTAA
- a CDS encoding NADP-dependent malic enzyme has protein sequence MAKITKEAALLYHSQGKPGKIEVVPTKPYSTQTDLSLAYSPGVAEPCLEIEKNPQDAYKYTAKGNLVAVISNGTAVLGLGDIGALSGKPVMEGKGLLFKIYAGIDVFDIEVDEKDPEKFIAAVKAIAPTFGGINLEDIKAPECFEIERRLKEELDIPVMHDDQHGTAIISSAGLVNALQVAGKKIEDVKIVVNGAGASAVSCTKLYVSLGARLENIVMLDSKGVISKTRTDLNEQKRYFATDRTDIHTLEEAIKGADVFLGLSKGNVLSQDMVRSMAPMPIVFALANPTPEISYEDAMAARPDVLMATGRSDYPNQINNVIGFPYIFRGALDTQAKAINEEMKIAAVHAIANLAKQPVPDVVNAAYHVNNLSFGAEYFIPKPVDPRLITEVSCAVAKAAMESGVARTEIKDWDAYCVHLRELMGYESKLTRQLYDTARRSPQRVVFAEGIHPNMLKAAVEAKAEGICHPILLGNDEAIGKLAEEMDLSLEGIEIVNLRHPNESDRRERYSRILAEKRAREGFTYEEANDKMFERNYFGMMMVETGDADAFITGLYTRYSNTIKVAKEVIGIQPGFKHFGTMHILNSKKGTYFLADTLINRHPDTETLIDIAKLSDKTVRFFNHTPVISMLSYSNFGADTAGSPVKVHEAVAHMQEEYPELAIDGEMQVNFAMNRELRDTKYPFTRLKGKDVNTLIFPNLSSANAGYKLLQAMDPDTEFIGPIQMGLNKPIHFTDFESSVRDIVNITAVAVIDAIVDKKKRGVK, from the coding sequence ATGGCTAAAATAACGAAAGAAGCCGCTTTGCTCTATCATTCACAGGGCAAACCTGGCAAGATTGAGGTAGTGCCTACCAAACCTTATAGTACACAAACCGACTTATCACTCGCATATTCCCCCGGTGTAGCCGAACCATGTCTTGAAATTGAGAAGAACCCGCAGGATGCATACAAGTATACAGCTAAAGGAAATCTTGTAGCTGTTATTTCTAACGGTACAGCCGTACTCGGACTGGGCGATATAGGCGCCTTGAGCGGCAAACCTGTAATGGAAGGTAAAGGACTGCTTTTCAAAATCTATGCCGGTATCGACGTTTTCGACATCGAAGTAGATGAGAAAGATCCGGAGAAATTCATTGCGGCAGTGAAAGCAATCGCTCCTACCTTTGGAGGGATCAACCTGGAAGACATCAAGGCACCCGAATGTTTTGAAATCGAACGTCGCTTGAAAGAAGAATTGGACATTCCTGTAATGCACGATGACCAGCACGGTACTGCTATTATCTCCAGCGCCGGTTTGGTAAATGCCCTGCAGGTGGCAGGAAAGAAAATCGAGGATGTAAAAATCGTCGTGAACGGTGCCGGTGCATCCGCAGTATCTTGTACTAAATTATATGTATCTTTGGGCGCGCGCCTCGAAAATATCGTCATGCTGGATAGTAAAGGTGTTATTAGCAAGACACGTACCGATCTGAACGAACAGAAAAGATATTTTGCAACCGACCGCACAGATATCCACACGCTGGAAGAAGCAATCAAAGGCGCGGATGTATTCCTCGGCCTGTCAAAAGGAAATGTGTTGAGCCAAGATATGGTACGCAGCATGGCTCCGATGCCCATCGTATTCGCATTGGCTAACCCGACACCGGAAATCTCTTACGAAGATGCAATGGCAGCACGTCCTGACGTACTGATGGCTACCGGACGTTCCGACTATCCGAACCAGATTAATAATGTAATCGGTTTCCCATATATCTTCCGCGGCGCTTTGGACACTCAAGCAAAAGCAATCAACGAAGAAATGAAGATTGCAGCCGTACACGCTATTGCCAACCTGGCAAAACAGCCGGTACCTGATGTAGTCAACGCAGCCTACCACGTAAACAACCTTTCTTTCGGTGCGGAATACTTTATCCCGAAACCGGTAGATCCACGCCTCATCACTGAAGTTTCATGCGCAGTGGCAAAAGCTGCTATGGAAAGCGGAGTGGCTCGCACAGAAATCAAAGACTGGGACGCTTACTGTGTTCACCTGCGAGAATTGATGGGTTACGAATCCAAACTGACCCGCCAACTGTATGATACTGCCCGCCGCTCACCGCAACGTGTCGTATTTGCCGAAGGTATCCACCCGAATATGCTGAAAGCTGCCGTTGAAGCAAAAGCCGAAGGTATCTGTCATCCTATCTTATTAGGAAACGACGAAGCTATCGGAAAACTGGCAGAAGAAATGGATCTTAGCCTGGAAGGAATTGAAATCGTGAATCTCCGCCACCCGAACGAATCAGACCGTCGCGAACGTTACTCCCGCATCCTTGCAGAAAAACGTGCACGCGAAGGATTTACATACGAAGAAGCCAACGATAAGATGTTCGAACGCAACTACTTCGGTATGATGATGGTGGAAACGGGGGATGCAGACGCATTCATCACCGGACTTTATACAAGATATAGCAATACGATCAAAGTGGCAAAAGAAGTGATCGGCATCCAACCGGGCTTCAAACACTTCGGTACCATGCATATCCTGAACTCCAAGAAAGGTACTTACTTCCTGGCAGACACATTGATTAACCGTCATCCCGATACGGAAACATTGATTGATATCGCCAAACTGTCCGACAAAACAGTTCGTTTCTTCAATCACACACCGGTTATCTCTATGTTGTCATACTCTAACTTCGGCGCTGACACCGCAGGTAGCCCAGTGAAAGTGCACGAAGCAGTTGCTCACATGCAGGAAGAATATCCGGAATTGGCTATCGACGGTGAAATGCAGGTAAATTTTGCCATGAACCGCGAATTGCGTGATACCAAATATCCGTTTACCCGCCTGAAAGGTAAAGACGTAAATACATTGATTTTCCCGAATCTAAGTTCAGCAAACGCCGGTTACAAACTGTTGCAGGCAATGGACCCGGATACAGAATTCATCGGCCCTATCCAGATGGGATTGAACAAACCTATCCACTTCACCGATTTCGAAAGTTCTGTCCGTGACATTGTGAATATCACAGCCGTAGCCGTGATCGATGCCATTGTTGACAAAAAGAAAAGAGGAGTTAAATGA
- a CDS encoding NADP-specific glutamate dehydrogenase has protein sequence MNAAKVLDDLKRRFPNEPEYHQAVEEVLSTIEEEYNKHPEFDKVNLIERLCIPDRVYQFRVTWMDDKGNIQTNMGYRVQHNNAIGPYKGGIRFHASVNLSILKFLAFEQTFKNSLTTLPMGGGKGGSDFSPRGKSNAEVMRFVQAFMLELWRHIGPETDVPAGDIGVGGREVGFMFGMYKKLAHEFTGTFTGKGREFGGSLIRPEATGYGNIYFLMEMLKTKGTDLKGKVCLVSGSGNVAQYTIEKVIELGGKVVTCSDSDGYIYDPDGIDREKLDYIMELKNLYRGRIREYAEKYGCKYVEGAKPWGEKCDIALPSATQNELNGDHARQLVANGCIAVSEGANMPSTPEAIKVFQDAKILYAPGKAANAGGVSVSGLEMTQNSIKLSWSAEEVDEKLKSIMKNIHEACVQYGTEADGYVNYVKGANVAGFMKVAKAMMAQGIV, from the coding sequence ATGAATGCAGCAAAGGTATTAGACGATCTGAAAAGAAGATTTCCCAATGAACCGGAGTATCATCAGGCAGTAGAAGAAGTACTTTCTACTATTGAAGAAGAATACAACAAACACCCGGAGTTTGATAAAGTAAACCTGATCGAACGTTTGTGTATTCCTGATAGAGTATATCAGTTCCGCGTGACTTGGATGGATGATAAAGGTAATATTCAGACCAACATGGGTTACCGTGTTCAGCACAACAACGCGATCGGTCCTTACAAAGGCGGTATCCGTTTCCACGCATCTGTAAACCTTTCTATCTTGAAGTTCCTTGCCTTTGAACAAACATTCAAAAACTCACTGACTACTCTGCCGATGGGTGGTGGTAAAGGTGGTTCCGACTTCTCTCCTCGTGGAAAGTCAAATGCCGAAGTAATGCGCTTTGTACAGGCATTCATGCTGGAACTGTGGCGTCACATCGGTCCTGAAACCGATGTTCCTGCCGGTGACATCGGTGTTGGTGGCCGTGAAGTAGGTTTCATGTTTGGTATGTACAAAAAACTGGCTCATGAATTTACCGGAACATTCACAGGTAAAGGCCGCGAATTCGGTGGTTCACTGATTCGTCCGGAAGCTACCGGTTATGGTAACATCTACTTCCTGATGGAAATGCTGAAAACAAAAGGCACTGACCTGAAAGGTAAAGTTTGTCTGGTTTCCGGTTCCGGTAACGTTGCTCAATATACAATCGAAAAAGTAATCGAACTGGGTGGTAAAGTAGTTACTTGCTCTGACTCTGACGGTTATATCTACGATCCGGATGGTATCGACCGCGAAAAACTGGATTACATCATGGAACTGAAGAATCTGTACCGTGGCCGTATCCGTGAATACGCAGAAAAATATGGTTGCAAATATGTAGAAGGAGCTAAACCTTGGGGTGAGAAATGTGATATCGCTCTTCCTTCTGCAACTCAAAACGAATTGAATGGCGACCACGCTCGTCAGCTGGTAGCAAACGGTTGTATCGCTGTATCTGAAGGAGCTAACATGCCTTCTACTCCGGAAGCTATCAAAGTATTCCAGGACGCTAAGATCCTTTACGCTCCGGGTAAAGCTGCTAACGCCGGTGGTGTATCAGTATCAGGTCTTGAAATGACTCAGAACTCTATCAAATTGAGCTGGAGTGCTGAAGAAGTAGACGAAAAGCTGAAAAGCATCATGAAAAATATCCACGAAGCTTGCGTTCAATATGGTACAGAAGCTGACGGATACGTAAACTATGTGAAGGGTGCTAACGTAGCCGGATTCATGAAGGTTGCTAAAGCAATGATGGCACAAGGTATCGTATAA